The genomic stretch GCATCGTTAATCGCGCAGCTTATTATTTGGGAAAATCGATGGCGATGATCGCGATCATATTGAACCCGCAATACTTCATTATTGGCGGCGGCGTATCTAAAGCAGGAGATTTCCTATTCGATCAAATTCGGGAAGTATTCGAGAAGTATACACAGGATCAAGCAAAGGAAAATGTGAAAATCGTAGCAGCTACGCTTGGAAACAACGCTGGCGTTGTTGGCGCGGCTGGCCTTATTTTAAGAGGCTAGGTTAAGAGGCATATCCTTACGAAGAGACTTTGCTCCGCAAAGTCTAAGCATATCCTTACGAAGTGACTTTGCTACGCAAAGTCTTTAGGAGGTTTATTATGGAAACGCCGGCAACAGTAGCGAAGCTTGTCATTATTACCGGGATGTCTGGCGCAGGTAAGACGATTGCTGTCCAAAGCCTGGAGGATCTCGGTTTTTTCTGCGTAGATAATTTACCGCCTGTTCTTATACCTAAATTTGCAGAGCTAATTGAGCAATCGAATGGCAAGATCGGAAACGTTGCGCTCGTCATTGATTTGCGCGGACGGGAATTTTTCACGGCATTGTCCGAATCACTCGCCTATATTAAAGAGCATTATACGCTTAGCTGTGAAATATTGTTCTTGGATGCAACAGATGCAGTGCTCGTACAGCGATATAAAGAAAGTCGCCGCCGTCATCCGCTTGCACCTGACGGTATGCCGCTTGAAGGCATTCGTAATGAACGACGCCTGCTGGAGGATTTAAAGGGCTGGGCTTCACAGGTGATCGATACGAGTATTTTGAAGCCAGCGCACTTGAAGGAACGGATTATTTCCCATTTCACGAACCTGGAGCAAAACAATCTATCGATAAATGTAACTTCCTTCGGCTTTAAATATGGAATTCCGATTGATGCTGACCTCATTTATGATGTGCGTTTTTTGCCAAATCCGCATTATATCGAGCATCTTCGTCCCAATACGGGCCAAACTCCTGAAGTGTACGAATATGTCATGAAATGGCCTGAAACGCAGCAATTTTTAACTAAGCTGCTAGACATGCTGCAATTCCTTATTCCGCTTTATCGCAAGGAAGGGAAAAGTCAGGTTGTTATCGGAATTGGCTGTACTGGCGGGAAGCATCGTTCCGTTGCTATTGCTGAATATCTGGGACGCATG from Paenibacillus sp. FSL H8-0548 encodes the following:
- the rapZ gene encoding RNase adapter RapZ, which produces METPATVAKLVIITGMSGAGKTIAVQSLEDLGFFCVDNLPPVLIPKFAELIEQSNGKIGNVALVIDLRGREFFTALSESLAYIKEHYTLSCEILFLDATDAVLVQRYKESRRRHPLAPDGMPLEGIRNERRLLEDLKGWASQVIDTSILKPAHLKERIISHFTNLEQNNLSINVTSFGFKYGIPIDADLIYDVRFLPNPHYIEHLRPNTGQTPEVYEYVMKWPETQQFLTKLLDMLQFLIPLYRKEGKSQVVIGIGCTGGKHRSVAIAEYLGRMLGSSDTERVRVSHRDAERDKH